Proteins encoded together in one Anguilla anguilla isolate fAngAng1 chromosome 9, fAngAng1.pri, whole genome shotgun sequence window:
- the LOC118236597 gene encoding vitronectin-like, with protein sequence MHVRAILLLACVAAALAAEESCVGRCNSGFDSKTKCQCDSMCGYYRSCCVDYETTCSNKVTRGDTFHDPEQDYDTDVQNVSATAGPRASTSWPRFTTAGPRASTSWPRFTTVGPRASTSWPRFTTAGPRIPVSGPDSAQRAPGTPRRGPTSRRVLLELDEKSVLPGYPKLIKDVWGISGPIDAAFTRINCQGKTYIFKGNKYWRFEDGVLDEDFPRDISMGFQNIPKDVDAAFAIPASSHRGKEKVYFFKGDQYYQYEFKNQPTLQSVRRCPKTPPPSSSTVH encoded by the exons ATGCACGTGCGGGCGATATTGCTGTTGGCTTGCGTCGCCGCGGCGCTCGCGGCTGAAG aGAGCTGTGTTGGCCGGTGTAACTCTGGTTTTGACTCGAAGACGAAATGTCAGTGCGACTCCATGTGCGGCTACTACAGGAGCTGCTGTGTGGACTACGAGACTACCTGCAGCAACAAGG TAACCCGGGGCGACACGTTTCACGACCCCGAACAGGACTACGACACCGACGTACAGAACGTCAGCGCCACAGCTGGCCCCAGGGCCTCCACTTCCTGGCCCAGATTCACCACAGCTGGCCCCAGGGCCTCCACTTCCTGGCCCAG GTTCACCACAGTGGGCCCCAGGGCCTCCACTTCCTGGCCCAGATTCACCACAGCGGGCCCCAGAATCCCGGTTTCTGGCCCAGATTCAGCACAGCGGGCCCCAGGAACACCCCGCCGTGGCCCCACCAGCCG GCGAGTACTTCTTGAGTTGGACGAGAAGTCCGTGTTGCCGGGATACCCCAAACTCATCAAGGACGTGTGGGGCATCTCTGGGCCAATCGACGCGGCTTTCACCCGCATCAACTGCCAGGGAAAGACCTACATCTTCAAG GGAAATAAGTACTGGCGGTTTGAGGACGGCGTGCTGGACGAGGACTTCCCTCGCGACATCTCCATGggcttccagaacattccgaAGGACGTGGACGCTGCCTTCGCCATCCCTGCCAGCAGCCACCGCGGCAAAGAGAAGGTGTACTTCTTCaaag gTGATCAGTACTATCAGTACGAGTTCAAGAATCAGCCGACCCTGCAGAGTGTGCGCAGATGTCCAAAGACTCCCCCTCCGTCCTCTTCCACAGTACACTGA